The following proteins are co-located in the Lepisosteus oculatus isolate fLepOcu1 chromosome 9, fLepOcu1.hap2, whole genome shotgun sequence genome:
- the myocd gene encoding myocardin isoform X8, giving the protein MTLLGSEHSLLIRSKFRSVLQLRLQQRRTREQLADQALKSPAAFHEQRKSLERSKTEDYLKHKIRSRPEKSDLVNMRILQDSATEGSIQATQMKLKRARLADDLNEKIALRPGPLELVEKNIIPVDSAVKEAAMKANHAKFPKKEDSYAFEEDSSSDSLSPEQPRSNESQASVCSPSEPKSSDASSPATTGAIQGSQNRDINGQTVSPNNQTAQEESPSIISNQLTPPIPVPAIAKQSKTSDKNRHKKPKDTKPKVKKLKYHQYIPPDQKAEKSPPPMDSAYARLLQQQQLFLQLQILSQQKHHQHPQQRQQHFNYQTLHQSQLKQSNESLPRNTTAPTSTMTTNTLSPVKSTYSGQTPISPIKPGPLPTNLDDLKVSELRQQLRIRGLPVSGTKTALMERLRPFQDPSVSPVSSSSDITTVTFPVTPSSSMSSYHSQSSSSTMSNGFYQFSSTSSTPPISPASSDHSVSGSLPDTFSDVTMSSPQFALQPSPAHMSADEGLAGSMNGGCLQTEGEGLDAEKDKMLVEKQKVIDELTWKLHQEQRQVEELKMQLHNRKRNHSQQDTQVSPHQQQHFFGVSIKQEHVVSSCPLSSKQMKSPPSSCMENLNSMSGLTSPRCLDSASGSPILSAFLSPQCSPQHSPLTKSASSPQHSSLPPSPNTPYLLSISPTAQTGDCRSRSPQQNGNRQRTIQVQQNSSGQPVKSCPYSTDQRNMQPVFTSATDNTFNQRDLSTPRSPNVQHKMAILHSPRHVGQKYPISSAAFCSSDSTASKIKQPPSYEDAVKQQLTRSQQMDELLDVLIESGEMPANAREERPCITKVVPHITVSSGSSSMPVPKMHRHFEHVSPTQLSLEHAPNSDHHLEALLNSPISRANDIILLKIGSDDAQLEEAPEGFSGSHQDKLLNSREMMETPLSPMDARVSPSTEGQGLNLNFTEAPWETMEWLDLTPPSSASGFNSVPSSGPSIFNTEFLDVTDLNLNSAMDLHLEQW; this is encoded by the exons ATGACTCTTCTTGGTTCAGAACACTCTTTGCTGATTCGCAGCAAGTTCAGATCAG TTCTTCAATTAAGGCTACAGCAAAGGAGAACACGTGAGCAGCTTGCAGATCAAG CTTTGAAGAGTCCAGCTGCATTCCATGAGCAGAGGAAAAGTCTTGAACGATCCAAG ACAGAAGATTATTTAAAGCACAAAATCAGAAGCAGACCTGAGAAGTCAGATTTGGTCAATATGCGCATTTTACAAG ACTCAGCCACTGAAGGCTCCATACAGGCCACTCAGATGAAACTGAAGCGAGCCAGGCTAGCTGATGATCTTAATGAGAAAATTGCACTAAGACCAGGCCCATTGGAGCTGGTAGaaaagaatatcattcctgttgaTTCAGCAGTCAAAGAAGCTGCAATGAAAG CAAATCATGCAAAATTCCCAAAGAAAGAGGACTCATATGCATTTGAGGAGGACAGCAGTAGTGACAGCCTGTCACCAGAGCAACCCAGAAGCAATGAGTCTCAAGCTTCAGTGTGTTCCCCATCAGAGCCCAAGAGCAGTGATGCATCCTCTCCTGCCACAACAGGTGCTATACAG gGATCCCAAAACCGAGACATTAATGGACAAACTGTTTCACCCAACAACCAGACAGCCCAAGAAGAAAGTCCATCCATCATCAGCAATCAGTTAACCCCACCTATACCTGTTCCTGCTATTGCAAAG CAGTCAAAAACATCAGATAAGAATCGACACAAGAAACCCAAAGACACTAAACCCAAAGTGAAGAAATTGAAATACCATCAGTACATTCCACCTGATCAGAAGGCAGAGAAATCTCCTCCACCTATGGACTCTGCCTATGCCAGGCTTCTCCAGCAGCAGCAACTCTTCCTGCAGCTCCAAATTCTAAGCCAGCAGAAACATCACCAACACCCACAGCAGCGCCAGCAACACTTCAACTACCAGACCCTGCACCAATCCCAGCTCAA GCAATCCAATGAATCCCTTCCAAGGAATACAACTGCTCCAACCAGTACTATGACAACCAACACTTTGTCACCAGTGAAAAGCACATATTCTGGACAAACACCCATTTCACCAATAAAGCCAGGGCCTTTACCGACCAATCTTGATGACCTAAAA GTGTCTGAGCTGAGACAGCAGCTGAGAATCCGGGGCCTGCCCGTATCTGGAACCAAAACTGCGCTCATGGAGCGGCTTAGGCCTTTCCAGGATCCCAGTGTCAGCCCAGTGTCCAGCTCCAGTGACATTACCACCGTCACGTTCCCAGTAACTCCCAGCAGCTCAATGTCATCATACCATTCTCAAAGTTCATCAAGCACAATGTCCAATGGGTTCTACCAGTTCAGCAGCACCAGCTCTACTCCTCCAATTTCACCAGCCTCTTCCGATCACTCTGTCAGCGGCTCTTTACCAGACACCTTCAGTGATGTTACCATGTCCTCTCCACAGTTTGCCCTGCAGCCTTCCCCTGCTCACATGAGTGCTGACGAAGGGCTGGCCGGCAGCATGAATGGAGGTTGCTTGCAGACTGAAGGTGAAGGCCTGGAtgcagaaaaagacaaaatgctGGTGGAGAAGCAGAAGGTGATTGACGAGTTGACCTGGAAACTCCACCAGGAACAACGGCAAGTAGAGGAACTCAAGATGCAGCTCCACAACAGGAAACGCAACCACAGCCAACAGGACACCCAAGTCTCCCCTCATCAGCAGCAACACTTCTTTGGTGTTTCCATTAAGCAAGAGCATGTAGTGTCCAGTTGTCCACTCTCCTCCAAGCAAATGAAAAGTCCTCCCAGCAGCTGTATGGAAAACCTGAACTCCATGTCTGGCTTGACGAGCCCCCGCTGCCTGGATTCAGCCAGTGGAAGTCCAATTCTGTCTGCCTTCCTGAGTCCCCAGTGCTCACCACAGCACTCCCCGCTCACCAAGTCAGCAAGCAGTCCACAGCACAGCAGCCTGCCTCCATCCCCTAACACCCCATACTTGCTGTCCATCTCACCCACTGCACAGACTGGAGATTGTCGCAGCCGCTCACCACAGCAAAACGGCAACAGACAACGGACAATACAG gTTCAGCAGAATAGCAGTGGCCAACCTGTGAAATCTTGCCCATACTCTACTGACCAAAGAAACATGCAACCTGTATTCACTAGTGCTACTGACAATACCTTCAACCAAAGGGATCTCTCTACACCAAGGAGTCCAAATGTACAACACAAG ATGGCTATATTACACTCTCCAAGACACGTGGGTCAAAAGTATCCAATCTCTTCTGCTGCCTTCTGTAGCTCAGACTCTACTGCATCAAAGATAAAACAGCCCCCCTCCTATGAGGATGCAGTAAAGCAG CAATTGACCAGAAGCCAGCAGATGGACGAACTCCTTGATGTGCTCATTGAAAGTGGAG AAATGCCTGCTAATGCCAGGGAAGAAAGGCCCTGTATCACAAAAGTTGTGCCTCACATTACAGTATCCTCTGGAAGCTCCAGCATGCCTGTTCCAAAAATGCATAGGCACTTTGAACACGTGTCCCCCACCCAGCTTTCCTTGGAGCATGCTCCCAACAGCGACCATCACCTTGAGGCTTTATTAAACAGTCCCATAAGCAGAGCAAATGACATTATTCTTCTAAAAATTGGGAGTGATGACGCTCAACTAGAAGAGGCACCAGAGGGGTTTTCTGGATCCCATCAGGATAAACTGCTGAACAGCCGTGAAATGATGGAAACTCCACTCTCGCCAATGGATGCCAGGGTATCACCTTCAACAGAAGGACAAGGACTAAACTTGAATTTTACAGAAGCACCATGGGAAACCATGGAATGGCTAGATCTTACTCCACCTAGTTCAGCATCAGGCTTTAACTCTGTTCCATCATCTGGACCCAGTATTTTCAACACAGAATTCCTGGATGTGACAGACCTTAACTTGAACTCTGCCATGGACCTTCATTTAGAGCAATGGTGA
- the myocd gene encoding myocardin isoform X7, translating to MTLLGSEHSLLIRSKFRSVLQLRLQQRRTREQLADQGIMPPLKSPAAFHEQRKSLERSKTEDYLKHKIRSRPEKSDLVNMRILQDSATEGSIQATQMKLKRARLADDLNEKIALRPGPLELVEKNIIPVDSAVKEAAMKANHAKFPKKEDSYAFEEDSSSDSLSPEQPRSNESQASVCSPSEPKSSDASSPATTGAIQGSQNRDINGQTVSPNNQTAQEESPSIISNQLTPPIPVPAIAKQSKTSDKNRHKKPKDTKPKVKKLKYHQYIPPDQKAEKSPPPMDSAYARLLQQQQLFLQLQILSQQKHHQHPQQRQQHFNYQTLHQSQLKQSNESLPRNTTAPTSTMTTNTLSPVKSTYSGQTPISPIKPGPLPTNLDDLKVSELRQQLRIRGLPVSGTKTALMERLRPFQDPSVSPVSSSSDITTVTFPVTPSSSMSSYHSQSSSSTMSNGFYQFSSTSSTPPISPASSDHSVSGSLPDTFSDVTMSSPQFALQPSPAHMSADEGLAGSMNGGCLQTEGEGLDAEKDKMLVEKQKVIDELTWKLHQEQRQVEELKMQLHNRKRNHSQQDTQVSPHQQQHFFGVSIKQEHVVSSCPLSSKQMKSPPSSCMENLNSMSGLTSPRCLDSASGSPILSAFLSPQCSPQHSPLTKSASSPQHSSLPPSPNTPYLLSISPTAQTGDCRSRSPQQNGNRQRTIQVQQNSSGQPVKSCPYSTDQRNMQPVFTSATDNTFNQRDLSTPRSPNVQHKMAILHSPRHVGQKYPISSAAFCSSDSTASKIKQPPSYEDAVKQQLTRSQQMDELLDVLIESGEMPANAREERPCITKVVPHITVSSGSSSMPVPKMHRHFEHVSPTQLSLEHAPNSDHHLEALLNSPISRANDIILLKIGSDDAQLEEAPEGFSGSHQDKLLNSREMMETPLSPMDARVSPSTEGQGLNLNFTEAPWETMEWLDLTPPSSASGFNSVPSSGPSIFNTEFLDVTDLNLNSAMDLHLEQW from the exons ATGACTCTTCTTGGTTCAGAACACTCTTTGCTGATTCGCAGCAAGTTCAGATCAG TTCTTCAATTAAGGCTACAGCAAAGGAGAACACGTGAGCAGCTTGCAGATCAAGGTATCATGCCTC CTTTGAAGAGTCCAGCTGCATTCCATGAGCAGAGGAAAAGTCTTGAACGATCCAAG ACAGAAGATTATTTAAAGCACAAAATCAGAAGCAGACCTGAGAAGTCAGATTTGGTCAATATGCGCATTTTACAAG ACTCAGCCACTGAAGGCTCCATACAGGCCACTCAGATGAAACTGAAGCGAGCCAGGCTAGCTGATGATCTTAATGAGAAAATTGCACTAAGACCAGGCCCATTGGAGCTGGTAGaaaagaatatcattcctgttgaTTCAGCAGTCAAAGAAGCTGCAATGAAAG CAAATCATGCAAAATTCCCAAAGAAAGAGGACTCATATGCATTTGAGGAGGACAGCAGTAGTGACAGCCTGTCACCAGAGCAACCCAGAAGCAATGAGTCTCAAGCTTCAGTGTGTTCCCCATCAGAGCCCAAGAGCAGTGATGCATCCTCTCCTGCCACAACAGGTGCTATACAG gGATCCCAAAACCGAGACATTAATGGACAAACTGTTTCACCCAACAACCAGACAGCCCAAGAAGAAAGTCCATCCATCATCAGCAATCAGTTAACCCCACCTATACCTGTTCCTGCTATTGCAAAG CAGTCAAAAACATCAGATAAGAATCGACACAAGAAACCCAAAGACACTAAACCCAAAGTGAAGAAATTGAAATACCATCAGTACATTCCACCTGATCAGAAGGCAGAGAAATCTCCTCCACCTATGGACTCTGCCTATGCCAGGCTTCTCCAGCAGCAGCAACTCTTCCTGCAGCTCCAAATTCTAAGCCAGCAGAAACATCACCAACACCCACAGCAGCGCCAGCAACACTTCAACTACCAGACCCTGCACCAATCCCAGCTCAA GCAATCCAATGAATCCCTTCCAAGGAATACAACTGCTCCAACCAGTACTATGACAACCAACACTTTGTCACCAGTGAAAAGCACATATTCTGGACAAACACCCATTTCACCAATAAAGCCAGGGCCTTTACCGACCAATCTTGATGACCTAAAA GTGTCTGAGCTGAGACAGCAGCTGAGAATCCGGGGCCTGCCCGTATCTGGAACCAAAACTGCGCTCATGGAGCGGCTTAGGCCTTTCCAGGATCCCAGTGTCAGCCCAGTGTCCAGCTCCAGTGACATTACCACCGTCACGTTCCCAGTAACTCCCAGCAGCTCAATGTCATCATACCATTCTCAAAGTTCATCAAGCACAATGTCCAATGGGTTCTACCAGTTCAGCAGCACCAGCTCTACTCCTCCAATTTCACCAGCCTCTTCCGATCACTCTGTCAGCGGCTCTTTACCAGACACCTTCAGTGATGTTACCATGTCCTCTCCACAGTTTGCCCTGCAGCCTTCCCCTGCTCACATGAGTGCTGACGAAGGGCTGGCCGGCAGCATGAATGGAGGTTGCTTGCAGACTGAAGGTGAAGGCCTGGAtgcagaaaaagacaaaatgctGGTGGAGAAGCAGAAGGTGATTGACGAGTTGACCTGGAAACTCCACCAGGAACAACGGCAAGTAGAGGAACTCAAGATGCAGCTCCACAACAGGAAACGCAACCACAGCCAACAGGACACCCAAGTCTCCCCTCATCAGCAGCAACACTTCTTTGGTGTTTCCATTAAGCAAGAGCATGTAGTGTCCAGTTGTCCACTCTCCTCCAAGCAAATGAAAAGTCCTCCCAGCAGCTGTATGGAAAACCTGAACTCCATGTCTGGCTTGACGAGCCCCCGCTGCCTGGATTCAGCCAGTGGAAGTCCAATTCTGTCTGCCTTCCTGAGTCCCCAGTGCTCACCACAGCACTCCCCGCTCACCAAGTCAGCAAGCAGTCCACAGCACAGCAGCCTGCCTCCATCCCCTAACACCCCATACTTGCTGTCCATCTCACCCACTGCACAGACTGGAGATTGTCGCAGCCGCTCACCACAGCAAAACGGCAACAGACAACGGACAATACAG gTTCAGCAGAATAGCAGTGGCCAACCTGTGAAATCTTGCCCATACTCTACTGACCAAAGAAACATGCAACCTGTATTCACTAGTGCTACTGACAATACCTTCAACCAAAGGGATCTCTCTACACCAAGGAGTCCAAATGTACAACACAAG ATGGCTATATTACACTCTCCAAGACACGTGGGTCAAAAGTATCCAATCTCTTCTGCTGCCTTCTGTAGCTCAGACTCTACTGCATCAAAGATAAAACAGCCCCCCTCCTATGAGGATGCAGTAAAGCAG CAATTGACCAGAAGCCAGCAGATGGACGAACTCCTTGATGTGCTCATTGAAAGTGGAG AAATGCCTGCTAATGCCAGGGAAGAAAGGCCCTGTATCACAAAAGTTGTGCCTCACATTACAGTATCCTCTGGAAGCTCCAGCATGCCTGTTCCAAAAATGCATAGGCACTTTGAACACGTGTCCCCCACCCAGCTTTCCTTGGAGCATGCTCCCAACAGCGACCATCACCTTGAGGCTTTATTAAACAGTCCCATAAGCAGAGCAAATGACATTATTCTTCTAAAAATTGGGAGTGATGACGCTCAACTAGAAGAGGCACCAGAGGGGTTTTCTGGATCCCATCAGGATAAACTGCTGAACAGCCGTGAAATGATGGAAACTCCACTCTCGCCAATGGATGCCAGGGTATCACCTTCAACAGAAGGACAAGGACTAAACTTGAATTTTACAGAAGCACCATGGGAAACCATGGAATGGCTAGATCTTACTCCACCTAGTTCAGCATCAGGCTTTAACTCTGTTCCATCATCTGGACCCAGTATTTTCAACACAGAATTCCTGGATGTGACAGACCTTAACTTGAACTCTGCCATGGACCTTCATTTAGAGCAATGGTGA
- the myocd gene encoding myocardin isoform X10 has protein sequence MWHVLQLRLQQRRTREQLADQGIMPPLKSPAAFHEQRKSLERSKTEDYLKHKIRSRPEKSDLVNMRILQDSATEGSIQATQMKLKRARLADDLNEKIALRPGPLELVEKNIIPVDSAVKEAAMKANHAKFPKKEDSYAFEEDSSSDSLSPEQPRSNESQASVCSPSEPKSSDASSPATTGAIQGSQNRDINGQTVSPNNQTAQEESPSIISNQLTPPIPVPAIAKQSKTSDKNRHKKPKDTKPKVKKLKYHQYIPPDQKAEKSPPPMDSAYARLLQQQQLFLQLQILSQQKHHQHPQQRQQHFNYQTLHQSQLKQSNESLPRNTTAPTSTMTTNTLSPVKSTYSGQTPISPIKPGPLPTNLDDLKVSELRQQLRIRGLPVSGTKTALMERLRPFQDPSVSPVSSSSDITTVTFPVTPSSSMSSYHSQSSSSTMSNGFYQFSSTSSTPPISPASSDHSVSGSLPDTFSDVTMSSPQFALQPSPAHMSADEGLAGSMNGGCLQTEGEGLDAEKDKMLVEKQKVIDELTWKLHQEQRQVEELKMQLHNRKRNHSQQDTQVSPHQQQHFFGVSIKQEHVVSSCPLSSKQMKSPPSSCMENLNSMSGLTSPRCLDSASGSPILSAFLSPQCSPQHSPLTKSASSPQHSSLPPSPNTPYLLSISPTAQTGDCRSRSPQQNGNRQRTIQVQQNSSGQPVKSCPYSTDQRNMQPVFTSATDNTFNQRDLSTPRSPNVQHKMAILHSPRHVGQKYPISSAAFCSSDSTASKIKQPPSYEDAVKQQLTRSQQMDELLDVLIESGEMPANAREERPCITKVVPHITVSSGSSSMPVPKMHRHFEHVSPTQLSLEHAPNSDHHLEALLNSPISRANDIILLKIGSDDAQLEEAPEGFSGSHQDKLLNSREMMETPLSPMDARVSPSTEGQGLNLNFTEAPWETMEWLDLTPPSSASGFNSVPSSGPSIFNTEFLDVTDLNLNSAMDLHLEQW, from the exons ATGTGGCATG TTCTTCAATTAAGGCTACAGCAAAGGAGAACACGTGAGCAGCTTGCAGATCAAGGTATCATGCCTC CTTTGAAGAGTCCAGCTGCATTCCATGAGCAGAGGAAAAGTCTTGAACGATCCAAG ACAGAAGATTATTTAAAGCACAAAATCAGAAGCAGACCTGAGAAGTCAGATTTGGTCAATATGCGCATTTTACAAG ACTCAGCCACTGAAGGCTCCATACAGGCCACTCAGATGAAACTGAAGCGAGCCAGGCTAGCTGATGATCTTAATGAGAAAATTGCACTAAGACCAGGCCCATTGGAGCTGGTAGaaaagaatatcattcctgttgaTTCAGCAGTCAAAGAAGCTGCAATGAAAG CAAATCATGCAAAATTCCCAAAGAAAGAGGACTCATATGCATTTGAGGAGGACAGCAGTAGTGACAGCCTGTCACCAGAGCAACCCAGAAGCAATGAGTCTCAAGCTTCAGTGTGTTCCCCATCAGAGCCCAAGAGCAGTGATGCATCCTCTCCTGCCACAACAGGTGCTATACAG gGATCCCAAAACCGAGACATTAATGGACAAACTGTTTCACCCAACAACCAGACAGCCCAAGAAGAAAGTCCATCCATCATCAGCAATCAGTTAACCCCACCTATACCTGTTCCTGCTATTGCAAAG CAGTCAAAAACATCAGATAAGAATCGACACAAGAAACCCAAAGACACTAAACCCAAAGTGAAGAAATTGAAATACCATCAGTACATTCCACCTGATCAGAAGGCAGAGAAATCTCCTCCACCTATGGACTCTGCCTATGCCAGGCTTCTCCAGCAGCAGCAACTCTTCCTGCAGCTCCAAATTCTAAGCCAGCAGAAACATCACCAACACCCACAGCAGCGCCAGCAACACTTCAACTACCAGACCCTGCACCAATCCCAGCTCAA GCAATCCAATGAATCCCTTCCAAGGAATACAACTGCTCCAACCAGTACTATGACAACCAACACTTTGTCACCAGTGAAAAGCACATATTCTGGACAAACACCCATTTCACCAATAAAGCCAGGGCCTTTACCGACCAATCTTGATGACCTAAAA GTGTCTGAGCTGAGACAGCAGCTGAGAATCCGGGGCCTGCCCGTATCTGGAACCAAAACTGCGCTCATGGAGCGGCTTAGGCCTTTCCAGGATCCCAGTGTCAGCCCAGTGTCCAGCTCCAGTGACATTACCACCGTCACGTTCCCAGTAACTCCCAGCAGCTCAATGTCATCATACCATTCTCAAAGTTCATCAAGCACAATGTCCAATGGGTTCTACCAGTTCAGCAGCACCAGCTCTACTCCTCCAATTTCACCAGCCTCTTCCGATCACTCTGTCAGCGGCTCTTTACCAGACACCTTCAGTGATGTTACCATGTCCTCTCCACAGTTTGCCCTGCAGCCTTCCCCTGCTCACATGAGTGCTGACGAAGGGCTGGCCGGCAGCATGAATGGAGGTTGCTTGCAGACTGAAGGTGAAGGCCTGGAtgcagaaaaagacaaaatgctGGTGGAGAAGCAGAAGGTGATTGACGAGTTGACCTGGAAACTCCACCAGGAACAACGGCAAGTAGAGGAACTCAAGATGCAGCTCCACAACAGGAAACGCAACCACAGCCAACAGGACACCCAAGTCTCCCCTCATCAGCAGCAACACTTCTTTGGTGTTTCCATTAAGCAAGAGCATGTAGTGTCCAGTTGTCCACTCTCCTCCAAGCAAATGAAAAGTCCTCCCAGCAGCTGTATGGAAAACCTGAACTCCATGTCTGGCTTGACGAGCCCCCGCTGCCTGGATTCAGCCAGTGGAAGTCCAATTCTGTCTGCCTTCCTGAGTCCCCAGTGCTCACCACAGCACTCCCCGCTCACCAAGTCAGCAAGCAGTCCACAGCACAGCAGCCTGCCTCCATCCCCTAACACCCCATACTTGCTGTCCATCTCACCCACTGCACAGACTGGAGATTGTCGCAGCCGCTCACCACAGCAAAACGGCAACAGACAACGGACAATACAG gTTCAGCAGAATAGCAGTGGCCAACCTGTGAAATCTTGCCCATACTCTACTGACCAAAGAAACATGCAACCTGTATTCACTAGTGCTACTGACAATACCTTCAACCAAAGGGATCTCTCTACACCAAGGAGTCCAAATGTACAACACAAG ATGGCTATATTACACTCTCCAAGACACGTGGGTCAAAAGTATCCAATCTCTTCTGCTGCCTTCTGTAGCTCAGACTCTACTGCATCAAAGATAAAACAGCCCCCCTCCTATGAGGATGCAGTAAAGCAG CAATTGACCAGAAGCCAGCAGATGGACGAACTCCTTGATGTGCTCATTGAAAGTGGAG AAATGCCTGCTAATGCCAGGGAAGAAAGGCCCTGTATCACAAAAGTTGTGCCTCACATTACAGTATCCTCTGGAAGCTCCAGCATGCCTGTTCCAAAAATGCATAGGCACTTTGAACACGTGTCCCCCACCCAGCTTTCCTTGGAGCATGCTCCCAACAGCGACCATCACCTTGAGGCTTTATTAAACAGTCCCATAAGCAGAGCAAATGACATTATTCTTCTAAAAATTGGGAGTGATGACGCTCAACTAGAAGAGGCACCAGAGGGGTTTTCTGGATCCCATCAGGATAAACTGCTGAACAGCCGTGAAATGATGGAAACTCCACTCTCGCCAATGGATGCCAGGGTATCACCTTCAACAGAAGGACAAGGACTAAACTTGAATTTTACAGAAGCACCATGGGAAACCATGGAATGGCTAGATCTTACTCCACCTAGTTCAGCATCAGGCTTTAACTCTGTTCCATCATCTGGACCCAGTATTTTCAACACAGAATTCCTGGATGTGACAGACCTTAACTTGAACTCTGCCATGGACCTTCATTTAGAGCAATGGTGA